In Anopheles gambiae chromosome 2, idAnoGambNW_F1_1, whole genome shotgun sequence, a single window of DNA contains:
- the LOC3290463 gene encoding uncharacterized protein LOC3290463 encodes MIRMDELFEPIMVFEPIKGTFLPMLGLICPTFEGKVSAFSSSDQTNTHKMRAGLIVVALMALTANVGVKEVAGQNIILDAIMRRILENLRELMRTGNPETGMPVLAPYHNPDLFINASFGGLLEFDARFTPMNIIGLDTFVGRLQVDLATLRFPFEFRFAEISANGFYDANGRLWGLIPIFGIGDFSVRPRDVVATGFATITDNGQGFLKLSDFSISLQIGSLESNIQGLLLGGDLSDLLNAVIQDIVPSVLRNFPDGMTNLLNALVVPIANRFLATRTMEDLMGLLFP; translated from the exons aTGATAAGAATGGATGAATTATTCGAGCCGATAATGGTCTTCGAACCTATAAAGGGGACCTTCCTACCGATGTTGGGGCTTATTTGTCCAACGTTCGAAGGAAAAG TTTCAGCTTTTAGCTCGAGcgaccaaacaaacacacataaaatgcGTGCTGGATTGATTGTGGTAGCCTTGATGGCTCTGACGGCCAACGTCGGGGTGAAGG AGGTCGCTGGACAGAACATCATTCTGGATGCGATCATGCGACGCATTCTGGAGAACTTGCGTGAGCTGATGCGTACCGGAAACCCGGAAACCGGCATGCCTGTACTTGCACCTTACCATAATCCGGACCTGTTCATCAATGCCTCGTTCGGTGGTTTGCTTGA GTTCGACGCACGCTTCACTCCAATGAACATTATCGGACTGGACACGTTCGTGGGCCGGCTGCAGGTCGATCTGGCGACGCTTCGCTTCCCGTTCGAGTTCCGTTTTGCTGAGATCAGTGCCAATGGATTCTACGATGCCAATGGCCGCCTGTGGGGTTTGATCCCGATCTTCGGTATCGGCGATTTCTCCGTGCGCCCGCGCGATGTCGTAGCGACCGGCTTTGCCACCATCACCGACAATGGGCAGGGCTTCCTAAAGCTGTCCGACTTCTCGATCAGTCTGCAGATCGGTTCGCTCGAGAGCAACATTCAGGGTCTGCTGCTCGGCGGCGATCTCTCGGATCTGCTGAACGCCGTCATTCAGGACATTGTACCGTCGGTGCTGCGTAACTTCCCCGACGGCATGACCAACCTGCTGAACGCGCTGGTCGTACCGATCGCAAACCGCTTCCTGGCCACCCGCACCATGGAGGACCTGATGGGTTTGCTGTTCCCGTAA
- the LOC3290462 gene encoding uncharacterized protein LOC3290462 — translation MSRFFALVALFVVASNAATIPHQPSRPEALAPEQRATLDEALAQLLENIRELLRTGDPERGIPVMAPLETDRLDVDLSLGGLLDFTAILRNLFVDGLDRFQGTLTLNVMQMEFRYDFLFPDVVARGHYDANGRLFGLIPVFGLGNFHVAPRDLRIQGTALLRQLPSGYLHMPELKANVRLGSLQNNIEGMLLGGELSDLLNVVIQDLIPSVLINFTPEVTDIISRVGVPIADSVLNTMTLEDLFALIPMQQ, via the exons ATGAGTCGTTTCTTTGCTCTGGTGGCACTGTTCGTGGTCGCCAGCAATGCTGCCACTATACCACACCAGCCCTCACGCCCGGAAGCACTGGCGCCTGAGCAACGTGCGACGCTTGACGAGGCGCTGGCTCAGCTGCTCGAGAATATCCGTGAGCTTTTGCGCACGGGTGACCCGGAACGCGGCATTCCCGTGATGGCTCCACTGGAGACTGATCGGCTTGATGTGGACTTAAGTTTGGGAGGATTGCTAGA CTTTACAGCCATTTTGCGCAATCTGTTTGTCGATGGATTGGATCGGTTCCAGGGCACACTGACACTGAACGTGATGCAGATGGAGTTCCGGTACGATTTTCTGTTCCCGGACGTGGTCGCTCGCGGGCACTACGATGCAAATGGTCGTCTCTTCGGTTTGATTCCGGTGTTCGGGCTGGGCAACTTCCATGTCGCTCCGCGCGATCTACGCATCCAGGGAACGGCTCTACTGCGTCAGCTGCCCTCCGGTTACCTGCACATGCCCGAACTGAAAGCCAACGTGCGGCTTGGTTCGCTGCAG AATAACATCGAGGGAATGCTGCTCGGAGGAGAACTGTCCGATCTGCTCAACGTAGTCATTCAGGATCTGATTCCTTCGGTGCTTATCAACTTTACTCCGGAAGTGACGGATATTATTTCACGCGTAGGCGTACCTATCGCTGATTCTGTTCTCAACACTATGACGCTGGAAGATTTATTTGCACTGATCCCTATGCAACAATAG
- the LOC1281828 gene encoding uncharacterized protein LOC1281828 yields MKILLVVACSVLVGLAGAQQYQDEGFLLPQPRNNALNELIIKFLEDFRQSMVCPNPALGIPVLAPFELEHVEMELKDRLIQFKGELNKVVVDGLNEFEIVKIDVKPLKLRVDFELFFGALRTKGKYKTKLKLIGVLPVNRFGSFRFDLKGLTVKGGASVAISGDKLQVRDLVITPTLKSVRSDVRGIFLNPVASFAFNRMVELAVPGLINNNQQAITQAIEQQLKPAINEMLGDISLQDLIDMITSGGEGGPVTC; encoded by the exons ATGAAGATCTTGTTAGTTGTCGCTTGTAGCGTGCTGGTCGGCCTGGCCGGAGCACAACAATACCAGGATGAGGGATTTCTTCTGCCTCAACCGCGGAATAATGCGCTGAACGAACTGATCATCAAGTTTCTGGAGGACTTCCGTCAGTCGATGGTTTGTCCCAATCCGGCTCTCGGTATTCCCGTACTGGCTCCGTTTGAGCTAGAACATGTCGAAATGGAGCTGAAGGATAGGCTTATCCA ATTCAAGGGAGAGCTTAACAAAGTGGTCGTTGATGGATTGAACGAGTTTGAAATCGTAAAGATCGACGTCAAGCCACTTAAACTGCGAGTGGACTTTGAGCTCTTCTTCGGTGCGCTGCGTACcaagggaaagtacaagacgaagctGAAGCTGATCGGTGTACTCCCCGTCAACCGTTTCGGCTCGTTCCGCTTCGATTTGAAAG GACTCACGGTAAAGGGCGGCGCATCGGTTGCGATCAGTGGAGACAAACTGCAGGTTCGCGATTTGGTCATCACCCCAACGCTCAAGTCGGTACGCTCGGATGTGAGGGGCATATTCTTGAATCCGGTGGCAAGCTTCGCCTTCAACCGCATGGTTGAGCTGGCTGTGCCCGGTCTGATCAACAACAATCAGCAGGCAATAACGCAGGCGATCGAGCAGCAGCTCAAACCGGCCATCAATGAAATGTTGGGCGACATTTCGCTACAGGATCTGATTGACATGATTACCAGTGGAGGCGAAGGTGGTCCGGTTACCTGCTAG